A single region of the Geobacillus subterraneus genome encodes:
- a CDS encoding helix-turn-helix transcriptional regulator encodes MEQTLKITNVLSDPTRFHIYEYMAKIHREVSVQEIAEKFHIHPNVARLHLTKLEDVRMVVSDTQKTGKGGRPSRLYRLSDEVVGLYFPFRDYKLLAQIAIQTMAKLGPAGLEALRETGKQFGYELVASRLPHNGSTGALTLEEKIRIMEEAAEAAGFLPQFHYEEDEGMLYLDIFNCPFKEIAVQQPDTVCGMHHAFLEGMVEALFADANMAETENMMDGSRRCAYRIAIRP; translated from the coding sequence ATGGAACAAACGTTAAAAATTACAAACGTGCTGTCTGACCCAACAAGGTTTCATATTTACGAATACATGGCTAAAATACACCGCGAAGTTTCCGTTCAAGAGATCGCTGAAAAGTTTCACATCCATCCGAACGTCGCCCGTCTTCACTTGACAAAGCTGGAAGATGTCCGCATGGTCGTATCGGATACGCAAAAGACCGGAAAAGGCGGACGGCCGAGCCGGTTGTACCGGTTGTCGGACGAAGTCGTCGGTCTGTACTTTCCGTTCCGCGATTACAAACTTTTGGCTCAAATCGCCATTCAAACGATGGCCAAACTCGGTCCGGCCGGGCTTGAAGCGCTGCGTGAAACAGGGAAACAGTTCGGCTATGAACTCGTTGCCAGCCGCTTGCCGCATAACGGTTCAACGGGCGCGCTTACCTTGGAGGAAAAAATCCGCATCATGGAGGAAGCGGCAGAGGCGGCCGGGTTTCTTCCCCAATTTCACTATGAAGAAGACGAAGGAATGCTTTACCTTGACATTTTCAACTGTCCGTTCAAGGAGATCGCCGTACAGCAGCCTGACACCGTTTGCGGCATGCACCATGCTTTTTTAGAAGGAATGGTGGAAGCGCTGTTTGCCGATGCGAACATGGCTGAAACAGAAAATATGATGGATGGCAGCCGCCGTTGCGCCTACCGCATCGCCATCCGCCCGTAG
- the comGA gene encoding competence type IV pilus ATPase ComGA translates to MDDIEQVANRLLAEAVQRRASDLHLVPRRHDAAIRLRLDGTLTDVGALPKETAERVIVHFKFLAGMDIGERRRPQSGAMEVNESGETVYLRLSTLPTLYDESLVIRLLPQRFSLPLRELSLFPQSTARLFSFMQQPQGLVLLTGPTGSGKTTTLYTLLDVCQAERQRNIITLEDPIEKRNDRFLQVQINEKAGITYAASLKAALRHDPDVLMVGEIRDHDTAAIAVRSALTGHLVVSTMHAADAVGAVYRLHEFGVPPGDLAETLLAVSAQRLVELCCPLCGDDCHPACRQLRRRRRAAVHELLYGPALLDAIRSLSDGDGRRLRRHMTLARLIRKGIALGYLPVRALRLVGGEGR, encoded by the coding sequence CTGGATGATATCGAACAAGTAGCGAACCGTCTCCTCGCTGAAGCGGTGCAGCGCCGCGCCTCTGATCTTCACCTCGTCCCGCGCCGCCATGATGCGGCCATTCGCCTCCGTCTTGACGGCACGCTCACCGATGTCGGCGCGCTCCCGAAAGAAACCGCTGAACGCGTCATCGTCCATTTCAAGTTTCTAGCCGGCATGGATATCGGCGAACGCCGCCGACCGCAAAGCGGCGCGATGGAAGTGAATGAGTCCGGGGAAACGGTGTATTTGCGCTTATCGACGCTGCCGACGCTTTACGATGAAAGCCTCGTCATCCGCCTTCTGCCGCAGCGCTTTTCGCTGCCGCTTCGCGAACTATCCTTATTTCCTCAATCCACCGCACGGTTGTTTTCCTTTATGCAGCAGCCGCAAGGGCTCGTACTGTTGACCGGACCGACCGGGTCGGGAAAGACGACGACATTGTATACGCTTCTTGACGTTTGCCAAGCGGAAAGACAACGCAACATCATCACGCTGGAAGATCCGATCGAAAAACGGAATGACCGGTTTTTGCAAGTGCAGATCAATGAAAAAGCGGGCATCACGTATGCGGCGAGCTTGAAAGCTGCTTTGCGCCATGACCCGGACGTGTTAATGGTCGGCGAGATCCGCGACCATGATACGGCGGCGATCGCCGTGCGATCGGCGTTAACAGGACATTTAGTCGTGTCGACCATGCATGCTGCCGATGCGGTCGGCGCGGTGTACCGGCTGCATGAGTTCGGGGTGCCGCCCGGCGATTTAGCGGAGACGTTGCTCGCCGTTTCGGCGCAGCGTCTCGTTGAACTGTGCTGTCCGCTATGCGGCGACGACTGCCATCCGGCGTGTCGCCAGCTTCGACGCAGACGGCGCGCTGCCGTCCATGAACTGCTTTACGGCCCGGCGCTTCTTGATGCCATCCGTTCACTGTCGGACGGAGACGGGCGACGGCTCCGCCGCCATATGACATTAGCCCGCCTCATCCGCAAAGGAATCGCGCTCGGTTATTTGCCGGTTCGCGCGCTGAGACTTGTCGGAGGGGAAGGACGATGA
- the comGB gene encoding competence type IV pilus assembly protein ComGB produces the protein MKGKMWPLAEQALFFVRLGRLLERGYPLGQALEFLAIQAPMKRRLELERCLRQLRAGLPVFAAIEALPVDRLAVSLLFFAERHGDLPRGMAEAGAALAQKAHFGEQLRRFGRYPLFLFVLLIVMLLLMERWLLPQFERTAAALSPGNEQTSLLIAFIADAPMALAAIAALAIFSWLFYAVFFRRWPVDRQLQLALSIPWCASFVRLLVTYIMARQLGRLLQAGLSVYEALGVFSEPFSWPFLQMEGKRIREGLVKGMALDHLVSAVRYYEPELPLVIRHGQSNGELGKELEHYGEFLLQVIEKRLETALKLVQPLLLSAVGALIVGMYLAILLPMFSMLNGL, from the coding sequence ATGAAGGGGAAAATGTGGCCGCTTGCTGAACAGGCGTTGTTTTTTGTCCGGCTTGGCCGGCTGCTCGAGCGCGGCTATCCGCTCGGACAAGCGCTCGAATTTTTAGCCATCCAAGCCCCAATGAAGCGCCGGCTGGAGCTTGAGCGCTGCCTGCGCCAGCTGCGGGCCGGTTTGCCGGTGTTTGCCGCCATCGAGGCGCTGCCGGTTGACCGTCTTGCTGTCAGCCTCCTCTTTTTTGCCGAACGGCATGGCGATTTGCCGCGCGGCATGGCGGAGGCGGGAGCGGCGCTCGCGCAAAAAGCGCACTTCGGTGAACAGCTGCGCCGCTTCGGCCGCTACCCGCTTTTTCTCTTTGTTTTGCTCATCGTCATGCTTCTGTTGATGGAACGGTGGCTGCTGCCGCAATTTGAGCGGACCGCCGCGGCGCTTTCGCCCGGGAATGAACAGACTTCCTTACTTATTGCGTTCATCGCTGATGCTCCGATGGCGTTGGCGGCCATCGCCGCCCTCGCCATCTTCTCCTGGTTGTTTTACGCCGTTTTCTTCCGCCGCTGGCCGGTTGACCGCCAGCTTCAGCTCGCCTTATCCATTCCATGGTGCGCTTCGTTTGTGAGGCTGCTCGTCACATATATCATGGCCCGCCAGCTCGGCCGCCTGCTGCAAGCGGGTTTGTCCGTCTATGAAGCGCTCGGTGTTTTCAGTGAGCCTTTCTCTTGGCCGTTTCTGCAAATGGAAGGCAAGCGAATTCGCGAGGGGTTGGTCAAAGGGATGGCGCTTGATCATCTCGTCAGCGCCGTCCGCTATTACGAGCCGGAGTTGCCGCTTGTCATCCGCCATGGCCAGTCGAACGGCGAACTGGGCAAAGAGCTCGAACATTACGGCGAGTTTTTGCTGCAAGTGATCGAAAAGCGGCTCGAAACGGCGCTGAAGCTTGTGCAGCCACTCTTGTTGTCGGCAGTCGGAGCGCTCATCGTCGGCATGTATTTAGCTATTTTGCTGCCGATGTTTTCGATGTTGAACGGGCTGTAG
- the comGC gene encoding competence type IV pilus major pilin ComGC: MNEKGFTLIEMLIVLMVISVLLLVAIPNITKHNGMINTKGCEAFLNTVQAQVKAYEMEHNKIPTVQELLDGRYIKSDKCPNGHAIEINENGDVSEVGS; this comes from the coding sequence GTGAACGAAAAAGGGTTTACCCTCATTGAAATGCTCATTGTGCTAATGGTCATTTCCGTGCTGCTGTTAGTGGCGATTCCGAACATCACGAAGCATAACGGCATGATTAACACCAAAGGATGCGAGGCATTTTTGAACACAGTGCAGGCGCAAGTGAAGGCATATGAGATGGAGCATAACAAAATTCCAACCGTGCAGGAATTGCTTGATGGCCGCTATATTAAATCGGACAAATGTCCGAACGGTCACGCGATCGAAATCAATGAGAACGGCGATGTGAGTGAAGTTGGCTCGTAA
- the comGD gene encoding competence type IV pilus minor pilin ComGD, translating to MKLARNGGFTLLEMLVVLSIALLLTTLAVPALGGVVHEREETYMLALLRADLYGAQQHAIAKRRKVSVFFTEGRGEYQAVDTHSGQRIVARTLPAPWRFQLGTLRNPLIFTDNGNIKQGGTVWVKSSKGSYKVTFLLGKGRFYVQKM from the coding sequence GTGAAGTTGGCTCGTAACGGCGGGTTTACGCTGCTTGAAATGCTTGTCGTTTTGTCAATCGCGCTTCTGTTGACAACGTTGGCTGTCCCGGCGCTCGGCGGGGTCGTGCACGAGCGTGAGGAGACGTATATGTTGGCGCTGCTGCGCGCCGATTTGTATGGCGCCCAGCAGCATGCCATTGCCAAGCGGAGGAAAGTGTCCGTGTTTTTCACCGAAGGGCGCGGCGAGTATCAGGCAGTTGACACACATAGCGGCCAACGGATCGTCGCCCGCACGCTCCCGGCGCCATGGCGGTTTCAGCTCGGCACGCTGCGCAACCCGCTCATCTTTACTGATAACGGCAATATCAAGCAAGGCGGGACCGTTTGGGTGAAAAGCAGCAAAGGCAGTTATAAAGTGACGTTTTTGCTTGGGAAAGGGCGGTTTTATGTGCAAAAAATGTAG
- the comGF gene encoding competence type IV pilus minor pilin ComGF, translated as MRVRQAVAGRESGFTLLEALLALAAALTVAAVIPALLSVRPLGADVSVDGFTHLEWRLFLQQLQIELHETERWSTDGATLYLQKWNGDKVSFSLVKSNIIRQVDGTGNETALRHVRAVSYSTGIRGLFVQVTATDGIVYEAFVARAF; from the coding sequence GTGCGGGTACGGCAAGCGGTAGCAGGGAGAGAGTCGGGATTTACGCTTTTGGAAGCGCTGTTGGCGCTGGCGGCCGCGTTGACCGTTGCTGCGGTCATCCCGGCGCTGCTATCCGTCCGCCCGCTTGGTGCTGATGTGTCAGTTGATGGGTTTACGCACCTTGAGTGGCGCTTGTTTTTGCAGCAACTGCAAATCGAATTGCATGAAACGGAACGATGGTCGACGGACGGGGCGACGCTTTATTTGCAAAAATGGAATGGCGACAAGGTGAGCTTTTCGTTAGTAAAATCCAACATCATCCGCCAAGTGGACGGCACTGGCAACGAAACAGCACTTCGTCATGTGCGTGCTGTTTCATACAGTACGGGCATCCGTGGTCTGTTTGTGCAAGTGACAGCTACCGATGGAATAGTTTATGAAGCGTTTGTGGCGCGGGCGTTTTAG
- the comGG gene encoding competence type IV pilus minor pilin ComGG: protein MGRQDGVVFPLVAVVALLLAFSVTHIVLLYEVEQQAAHAARQAAEADELVQMAVFDVKEQIASSDPSTVVHEGGWTYPRGTAAYRWEKVGETSVRVSLSVRSSSGLRRSAAFTVMIPSLHITEWSEQND from the coding sequence ATGGGACGTCAGGACGGCGTCGTTTTTCCGCTTGTAGCGGTTGTTGCTTTGCTGCTCGCTTTTTCCGTCACGCACATCGTGCTTTTGTATGAAGTGGAACAACAGGCGGCGCATGCCGCTCGGCAGGCGGCCGAAGCCGATGAGCTCGTGCAGATGGCCGTGTTTGACGTGAAAGAACAAATCGCGTCGTCGGACCCGTCGACAGTGGTGCACGAAGGGGGATGGACGTACCCGCGCGGAACGGCCGCCTACCGTTGGGAAAAAGTAGGGGAAACGAGTGTCCGGGTCTCCCTATCTGTTCGCTCTTCGTCCGGGCTTAGAAGGAGCGCTGCGTTTACAGTGATGATTCCGTCACTCCATATCACCGAGTGGAGCGAACAAAACGATTAA
- a CDS encoding YqzE family protein: protein MAVNDYVKFVTQQFVAYTDMPKEERTRRRSERKQEQPPLSYRLFGLMPLSLRLLLRRRP from the coding sequence ATGGCGGTCAATGATTATGTCAAATTTGTCACCCAGCAGTTTGTCGCTTACACGGATATGCCGAAAGAGGAGCGGACGCGGCGGCGAAGTGAGCGGAAACAAGAGCAGCCCCCGCTCTCTTACCGCCTGTTCGGGCTGATGCCGCTTTCGCTCCGCCTGTTGTTGCGGCGTCGCCCGTGA
- a CDS encoding YqhG family protein, with protein MQQHEIRRFVERYFAANGCTFLEANDDYMTIQLTAEMDKELMNRPFYWHYIERTGGVPQPMQLTLITRPSEQTDKLKGERLHFGAPRLHQLFRSAQKRGSFIRLYEEPDAPLSGNAALHPWLGMNVVISYECDRKKDEIVSLGIHLISGTMIESFHERLRERRLTPKIPDYCFTISPLIKPRSGISRLEQYIRDRIAADDHTWAAEAHQRWADDLALLDEFYKDAEEKPECYYREKEALEKQYKPRITVSVVNGGLFYLMPRSS; from the coding sequence ATGCAGCAACATGAAATCCGCCGTTTTGTCGAGCGTTACTTTGCAGCGAACGGCTGCACCTTTTTGGAAGCAAACGACGACTATATGACGATCCAGCTGACGGCAGAAATGGATAAAGAGCTGATGAATCGGCCGTTTTATTGGCATTACATCGAACGGACGGGCGGCGTTCCGCAGCCAATGCAGCTGACGCTGATCACCCGCCCGAGCGAGCAGACGGACAAGCTAAAAGGCGAGCGGCTTCATTTCGGAGCGCCGCGGCTGCACCAGCTGTTCCGCTCGGCGCAAAAACGAGGGAGCTTTATCCGTCTGTATGAGGAGCCAGACGCCCCCTTGAGCGGAAACGCCGCCCTTCACCCATGGCTTGGCATGAACGTGGTGATTTCGTATGAATGCGACCGAAAAAAAGATGAGATCGTTTCACTTGGTATTCATCTCATCAGCGGAACAATGATCGAATCGTTTCATGAACGGCTGCGCGAGCGGCGGCTGACGCCGAAAATCCCGGACTACTGCTTCACGATCTCCCCGCTCATTAAGCCGCGAAGCGGCATCAGCCGCCTTGAACAATATATTCGCGACCGCATCGCCGCCGACGACCACACATGGGCTGCCGAAGCGCACCAGCGCTGGGCCGATGATTTGGCGCTGCTTGATGAATTTTATAAAGACGCCGAAGAAAAGCCGGAGTGCTATTATCGCGAGAAAGAAGCGCTTGAAAAGCAATACAAGCCGCGCATCACCGTTTCCGTCGTTAACGGCGGCCTGTTCTATTTAATGCCGCGCTCCTCATAG
- a CDS encoding DEAD/DEAH box helicase: protein MDIEMKMDETWKEEFLERVEKDGPWASWEMYELALEAARHVSVPEFHGLQAPKHLPHVTILPHQLEVARRVVEEMNGKAILADEVGLGKTIEAGLVLKEYMIRGLVKKALILVPASLVSQWVKELNEKFFIPAVQQKKSYVWEQCDIVVSSIDTAKKPPHRDIIYEQPYDMIIIDEAHKLKNNKTKNYEFVQHLKKKFCLLLTATPIQNRIEEIFNLISLLKPGHLGNAEQFAKTYGKTRAVQTNDHLKALVNKVMIRNRRADTPIEWSKRHVEPVLIEFTAEERELYEAVKALRHESFAGSFSLITLLREACSSREALFLTVKNMIDKCEGAVPEALEHVLEKINAVTTNSKAEKALELIRSINDKVIIFTEYRATQLYLQWFLKQHGISSVPFRGGFRRGKKDWMQELFKHHAQVFIATEAGGEGINLQFCRHVINYDLPWNPMRLEQRIGRVHRLGQTDDVHIYNFAVKQTVEEHILTLLYEKIRLFERVVGELDDILAKMNLANLEHYFEDALVHSRSEGEMKIKMENIMAMIELAEQLGKEGGERHAAT, encoded by the coding sequence ATGGACATCGAGATGAAAATGGATGAAACGTGGAAGGAGGAATTTCTTGAGCGCGTCGAAAAAGACGGCCCGTGGGCAAGCTGGGAAATGTACGAACTGGCGTTAGAGGCCGCCCGGCATGTAAGCGTGCCGGAATTTCACGGCTTGCAGGCGCCGAAACATTTGCCGCATGTAACCATTCTGCCGCATCAGCTTGAAGTGGCGCGCCGCGTCGTCGAGGAGATGAACGGCAAGGCGATTTTGGCCGATGAAGTCGGGCTTGGCAAAACGATTGAAGCAGGGCTCGTCCTTAAAGAATATATGATTCGCGGCCTCGTCAAAAAAGCGCTTATTCTCGTTCCCGCCTCCCTTGTTTCGCAATGGGTGAAAGAGCTGAACGAAAAGTTTTTCATCCCGGCCGTTCAGCAAAAAAAGAGCTATGTCTGGGAGCAATGCGACATTGTCGTCTCATCGATCGATACGGCGAAAAAACCGCCGCACCGCGACATCATTTACGAGCAGCCGTATGATATGATCATCATCGATGAGGCGCACAAGCTGAAAAACAACAAAACGAAAAACTACGAGTTTGTGCAACATTTAAAAAAGAAGTTTTGTTTGCTGCTGACGGCGACGCCGATCCAAAACCGGATCGAAGAAATTTTCAATCTCATCTCGCTTCTGAAGCCCGGCCATTTAGGCAACGCCGAACAGTTTGCGAAAACGTACGGCAAAACGCGGGCCGTACAAACAAACGACCATTTAAAAGCGCTCGTCAACAAGGTGATGATTCGCAACCGCCGCGCTGACACGCCGATCGAATGGTCAAAACGCCACGTCGAGCCGGTGCTGATCGAGTTTACCGCTGAGGAACGCGAACTGTACGAGGCGGTAAAGGCGCTCCGCCATGAATCGTTCGCCGGTTCGTTTTCCCTCATTACGCTGCTTCGTGAGGCATGCAGCAGCCGCGAAGCGTTGTTTTTGACCGTCAAAAATATGATTGACAAATGTGAAGGGGCGGTTCCGGAAGCGCTTGAACATGTGCTTGAAAAAATCAACGCCGTCACGACGAACTCAAAGGCGGAAAAAGCGCTCGAACTCATCCGCTCGATCAATGACAAAGTGATTATTTTCACCGAATACCGGGCGACGCAGCTGTATTTGCAATGGTTTTTAAAGCAGCACGGCATTTCGTCCGTCCCGTTTCGCGGCGGCTTCCGGCGCGGCAAGAAAGACTGGATGCAAGAGCTGTTTAAACATCATGCGCAAGTGTTTATCGCCACCGAAGCGGGCGGCGAAGGGATCAACTTGCAGTTTTGCCGCCACGTCATCAACTACGACTTGCCGTGGAACCCGATGCGCCTCGAACAGCGGATCGGCCGCGTCCACCGGCTCGGCCAGACCGATGACGTCCACATTTACAACTTCGCCGTCAAGCAGACGGTTGAAGAACATATTTTAACGCTTCTGTACGAAAAAATCCGCTTATTTGAACGGGTCGTCGGCGAATTGGACGACATCTTGGCGAAAATGAACCTCGCCAACCTTGAACATTACTTTGAAGACGCCCTCGTCCATTCGCGGAGCGAAGGGGAAATGAAAATTAAAATGGAAAACATCATGGCGATGATCGAGCTGGCCGAACAGCTCGGAAAAGAAGGAGGCGAACGGCATGCAGCAACATGA
- the gcvT gene encoding glycine cleavage system aminomethyltransferase GcvT: MLKRTPLFPVYARHGAKMVEFGGWEMPVQFSSIKEEHEAVRTRAGLFDVSHMGEITVRGRGSLAFLQKLMTNDVAKLRPGRAQYTLMCDENGGTVDDLLIYQKGEDDYLLVVNAANTEKDFAWLSEHADDGVRLEDVSAETAQLALQGPAAERVLQKLTNVDLSALRPFSFQDDVEAAGVKALVSRTGYTGEDGFELYCQAEDAITLWEAILTAGAENGVLPCGLGARDTLRFEACLPLYGQELSATISPLEAGLGFAVKTEKETPFIGQAVLKRQKEAGPPRRLVGIEMIDKGIPRHGYRVFAAGEEAGFVTTGTQSPTLKKNIGLALVKAEVAAIGQEVEVDIRGKRLKATIVPTPFYKRAKS; encoded by the coding sequence ATGCTGAAGCGCACGCCGCTCTTTCCGGTATACGCCCGTCACGGCGCCAAGATGGTTGAATTTGGCGGCTGGGAAATGCCGGTGCAATTTTCGAGCATCAAAGAAGAGCACGAAGCTGTAAGGACGCGTGCCGGACTGTTTGATGTCTCCCATATGGGGGAAATCACCGTCCGCGGCCGCGGCAGTCTTGCGTTTTTGCAAAAGCTGATGACGAACGATGTTGCCAAGCTGCGGCCGGGACGGGCGCAATATACACTCATGTGCGATGAAAACGGCGGCACGGTTGATGACTTGTTGATTTACCAAAAAGGGGAAGACGACTATTTGCTTGTCGTCAACGCCGCAAATACAGAAAAAGATTTTGCGTGGCTAAGCGAGCACGCAGATGACGGCGTCAGGCTCGAGGATGTGTCGGCTGAAACGGCTCAACTTGCTTTGCAAGGACCGGCGGCCGAACGCGTGCTACAAAAATTGACCAATGTTGATTTGTCGGCGCTGCGTCCGTTTTCGTTCCAAGACGATGTGGAAGCGGCCGGCGTAAAGGCGCTCGTCTCGCGCACCGGCTATACCGGTGAGGACGGGTTTGAACTGTACTGCCAGGCGGAAGACGCCATCACCCTATGGGAGGCCATCTTGACAGCCGGGGCTGAGAACGGCGTTCTCCCGTGCGGGTTAGGGGCGCGCGACACGCTTCGGTTTGAAGCATGTTTGCCGCTTTACGGCCAAGAGCTGTCGGCAACGATCTCGCCGCTTGAAGCCGGGCTCGGCTTTGCCGTTAAAACGGAAAAAGAAACGCCGTTTATCGGCCAAGCCGTGCTGAAACGGCAAAAAGAAGCCGGCCCGCCGCGTCGGCTTGTCGGGATCGAGATGATCGATAAAGGCATTCCGCGCCACGGCTACCGCGTGTTTGCCGCCGGTGAAGAAGCCGGATTCGTCACGACCGGCACGCAGTCGCCGACGTTGAAAAAAAACATCGGGTTAGCTCTTGTCAAAGCGGAAGTGGCCGCGATCGGCCAAGAAGTAGAAGTGGATATCCGCGGCAAACGATTGAAAGCCACTATTGTACCGACCCCGTTTTACAAGCGGGCCAAGTCATAA
- the gcvPA gene encoding aminomethyl-transferring glycine dehydrogenase subunit GcvPA, producing MLHRYLPMTEEDKQEMLKTIGVASIDELFADIPEQVRFRGELNVKPAKSEPELWKELSALADKNANAKQHVSFLGAGVYDHYIPAVVDHVLMRSEFYTAYTPYQPEISQGELQAIFEFQTMVCELTGMDVANSSMYDGGTSLAEAVLLSAAHTKRNKVLLSSAVHPQYREVVRTYAKGQQLEVKEIPYNGGVTDLEALAAEMGDDVACVVIQYPNFFGQIEPLKAIEPLVHEKKSLFVVASNPLALGVLTPPGAFGADIVVGDMQPFGIPMQFGGPHCGYFAVKAPLMRKIPGRLVGQTTDEDGRRGFVLTLQAREQHIRRDKATSNICSNQALNALAASVALSALGKRGVKEMAAMNMQKAHYAKSELEKRGLLSPFAGPFFNEFVIRLGQPVDDVNARLLKKGIIGGYDLGFDYPELVNHMLIAVTELRTKEEIDRFVNELGDCHA from the coding sequence GTGCTCCACCGTTATTTGCCGATGACGGAAGAAGACAAGCAAGAAATGTTGAAGACGATCGGTGTTGCCTCGATCGATGAGCTGTTCGCCGACATTCCGGAACAAGTCCGCTTCCGCGGCGAGCTGAATGTGAAACCGGCGAAATCGGAGCCGGAGCTGTGGAAAGAGTTAAGTGCGCTGGCGGACAAAAATGCCAATGCGAAACAACACGTTTCCTTTTTAGGCGCCGGAGTATACGACCATTATATTCCAGCCGTCGTCGACCACGTCTTGATGCGTTCCGAATTTTACACGGCGTATACGCCGTACCAGCCGGAAATTTCGCAAGGCGAGCTGCAGGCGATTTTCGAGTTCCAAACGATGGTGTGTGAGCTGACCGGCATGGACGTCGCCAACTCATCGATGTATGACGGCGGCACGTCGCTCGCAGAAGCAGTGTTGCTGAGCGCCGCCCATACGAAACGGAACAAAGTGCTCCTCTCTAGCGCCGTCCATCCGCAATATCGCGAAGTCGTGCGCACGTATGCAAAAGGACAGCAGCTTGAGGTGAAAGAAATTCCGTATAACGGCGGTGTTACTGATCTTGAGGCGCTCGCAGCCGAAATGGGAGACGATGTGGCGTGCGTCGTAATCCAATATCCGAACTTTTTCGGCCAAATCGAGCCGTTAAAAGCGATCGAGCCGCTCGTTCATGAAAAGAAAAGTTTATTCGTTGTCGCCAGCAACCCGCTCGCCCTCGGTGTGTTGACTCCGCCTGGGGCGTTTGGCGCCGACATCGTCGTCGGCGATATGCAGCCGTTTGGCATTCCGATGCAGTTTGGCGGCCCACATTGCGGCTATTTCGCCGTCAAAGCGCCGCTCATGCGAAAAATTCCGGGCCGTCTTGTCGGACAGACGACCGACGAGGACGGGCGCCGCGGATTTGTCTTGACGCTGCAGGCGCGCGAACAGCACATCCGCCGCGATAAAGCGACATCGAACATTTGCTCAAACCAAGCGTTAAACGCCTTGGCTGCTTCAGTGGCGCTCTCGGCGCTCGGCAAGCGGGGCGTGAAAGAGATGGCGGCGATGAACATGCAAAAGGCGCATTATGCGAAAAGCGAGCTCGAAAAACGCGGCTTGCTGTCGCCGTTTGCCGGTCCATTTTTCAACGAATTTGTCATCCGGCTCGGCCAGCCGGTCGATGATGTCAATGCCCGCTTGCTGAAAAAAGGGATCATCGGCGGCTACGACCTTGGCTTTGATTATCCGGAGCTCGTCAACCATATGCTTATTGCTGTCACGGAACTGCGGACGAAGGAAGAAATCGATCGGTTCGTAAACGAATTGGGGGATTGCCATGCATAA